TGTTTAAAAATCCCTCTGCAAGGTCAATAAGACGTGACGAATATCTTTCAAGCATATTTTACAAAAAGGCAATACCCCGCACCCTTTTTCTGCAGGATACTGCCTTTTTTGGCACCTCCTTCTTGCTTTAAATTTTACAGTCTATCGTTTGCCACACGCTCAGCAAGATATGAAGCTATTTTTGAGTCGTTTTGCCAGTGTTCCATGCCATCAATTTTCTCAAGCCTTGCAAGGTATCTGAATATTATCTCTATCTTGGTTTTGTTGTTCCAGTATTTTGTTCCAAGTTTGGTCTTTAACATCTCATGTGAAAGTGCAACCGCCTCGGCAGTGTCATTTATTTCCTGGTCTTTTTTTATTGCGCTATTTATCGCTAAAAGACACAAGCGCAAGATTGTTGTACTAAACGCATGTTTGGTATCAAGAAGTCCCTGCCCAAGCTCGCTTGCTGTCTTCAGTCTTGCCGAATTTGATTTTTTAATTGCAAAAAGTTCATCATAATCAGCAACACCAAGACTCCTTGCAGCATCTTGATATGCACCTATTCTTTTTTCACCCCTTGTTTCAAATTCGATGCCTCTTATATAAAACTTCTCATAGCTTTCCATCTTGCGCCAAATTTCGTAAATGGTATCTTGGTCAAACCCAAGGTATTTCAAACCTTCTGGTACTATGTAGCTGCTTGCATATTCGCGCATGGAATCCAAAAACTCTTTAATCTTCTGGTTTGTTGCTTTAAGATTGCAGGATGTCAAAACACGCAATGCTGCATAGTAGCCTGACAGCTCCAAATCTGTTGGACTAAAATTAGGCTCTGCTTCATCTTTGTCAAGCTCATACATGAGCTTTATCTGTCTTTCTACCTCTTCTTTGCCAAAAGGATATAGCTCTTCAATAAATACAGGCTCAAGTTGAGTTCTATCAATCTTCTTTAAAACAACACACACAGTTGACTGGACAAAATTGCCCTCTGACATATTGTCCTCTGTCTCTGTTGCAATGCTCCATGCATTGACAGACAAAAGCCCTGAGTTAAGCAAAATTTCTGTTAGGTCTGCAAAAACCTGTGAGTCCTGGTGTGTAAACATGAGGACAAAATAGCCATTTTCAGGCATATTAGAAACTATGTTTTTAAGAATCTCCGTAAAAGCAGTTTTAAACAGTTCGCGGTCACCCCGAACTGCCAATGCCCTTTTGCTGTCTGTATACCAATCTGGAAAAACTTCTTTCAAAAACTTCTTATCCCATGCTAAGAAGAACTCAGAGAGCTCATGGTAATTTATTGCATCAGCATAAGGCGGGTCTGTTATCCAAATGTGGCAGGCTTGATTTACATCGCGGGCATCGGTAGGATAAACTATTTTGTGATTATTTGACAACAAATAAGGCTTTAAACTGTCTAAAAACCATGGTAAAACAGTCAATCCTCTTACATTAAAATTGAACAACGTATTCAATGCCTGATTGTAAAATGTGTTCTTCCCATTATCCTCACGCGTATTGTCCCATAGACATAACTTAGAATTCCACGTAACACACCTATTAACCCCCAGTAGCCCCACAATCTTCTCCTCTTTCGTCTTTGCCTTTTTGT
The sequence above is drawn from the Caldicellulosiruptor bescii DSM 6725 genome and encodes:
- a CDS encoding anti-phage-associated DUF1156 domain-containing protein; translated protein: MEKSLIEVQFPVSKLSKEAFKERKAGAGQTLTGLGKWWGRKPLVLVRALLLGVLLPATDDPKKDMKIFLKLMTMDEEGLKLRRKSSISAKDAYEFATEEEKAKYFDVADEGKISYKKDLKKAEREGFQERIFKRMPYEQKLRYCKRPEEIENLPKSAWDEINEHLGTNAYSYQALVEELGKKRFGQLPTVGDCFCGGGSIPFEAARLGFGVFASDLNPIAMLLTWAALNLLSLPEDAIEKLKDFQKRIFEQADKIVTQWQIEHNSKGHRANAYLYCVETICPECGFKVPLLPSLVIGKNSKTIAVLHENPAKKGFDIEIKTKVSQSELEQAAKNGTVKDGYLICPHCKMETSISSIRGDKVDESSKTIWGLRRWEKHEFVPREDDVFQERLYCIRYEDEKGQRYYKAPDDEDFEREKKVIELLKERFEEWQQKGYIPSDMIEEGEETSRLYRERGWAYWHQLFNLRQLLLHGLLMELIDKKAKTKEEKIVGLLGVNRCVTWNSKLCLWDNTREDNGKNTFYNQALNTLFNFNVRGLTVLPWFLDSLKPYLLSNNHKIVYPTDARDVNQACHIWITDPPYADAINYHELSEFFLAWDKKFLKEVFPDWYTDSKRALAVRGDRELFKTAFTEILKNIVSNMPENGYFVLMFTHQDSQVFADLTEILLNSGLLSVNAWSIATETEDNMSEGNFVQSTVCVVLKKIDRTQLEPVFIEELYPFGKEEVERQIKLMYELDKDEAEPNFSPTDLELSGYYAALRVLTSCNLKATNQKIKEFLDSMREYASSYIVPEGLKYLGFDQDTIYEIWRKMESYEKFYIRGIEFETRGEKRIGAYQDAARSLGVADYDELFAIKKSNSARLKTASELGQGLLDTKHAFSTTILRLCLLAINSAIKKDQEINDTAEAVALSHEMLKTKLGTKYWNNKTKIEIIFRYLARLEKIDGMEHWQNDSKIASYLAERVANDRL